In Gossypium hirsutum isolate 1008001.06 chromosome D06, Gossypium_hirsutum_v2.1, whole genome shotgun sequence, one genomic interval encodes:
- the LOC107900567 gene encoding probable glycerol-3-phosphate dehydrogenase [NAD(+)] 2, cytosolic — MPGTSEEMNQNSRANGLIQNSNGSLEEKLDELRHLMGKMEGDPLRIVGVGAGAWGSVFTALLQDSYGHLRDKVLIRIWRRPGKIVDKATAEHLFEVINSREDVLRRLIRRCAYLKYVEARLGDRTLYADEILKDGFCLNMIDTPLCPLKVVTNLQEAVWDADIVINGLPSTETRVVFEEIRRYWKERITVPIIISLAKGIEAELEPEPRIITPTLMISRATGIPIENILYLGGPNIASEIYNKEYANARICGAERWRKPLAKFLRQPHFIVWDNGDLVTHEVMGGLKNVYAIGAGMVAALTNESATSKSVYFALCTSEMIFITHLLAEEPEKLAGPLLADTYVTLLKGRNAWYGQQLAKGGLSLEMGDSIKGKGMIQGVSAVKGFYELLSQSSLSVQHPEENKPVAPVEFCPILKMLYKVVITREFPLQAILDALRDETMYDPKDRIEIAQTHVFYRPSLLGHRP; from the exons ATGCCAGGAACTAGTGAAGAAATGAATCAGAATTCTCGTGCCAATGGCTTGATCCAGAACTCTAATGGTTCTTTAGAAGAGAAACTTGATGAGCTTCGACATCTGATGGGAAAAATGGAAGGCGATCCGTTGAGAATTGTTGGCGTCGGGGCAGGTGCTTGGGGTAGTGTTTTCACTGCTTTGCTGCAAGACAGTTATGGTCACCTGAGAGATAAGGTTTTGATAAGAATATGGAGGAGACCTGGAAAGATAGTTGATAAGGCCACAGCGGAACACTTATTTGAAGTGATCAATTCGAGGGAGGATGTGTTGAGGAGACTGATTAGGCGGTGTGCTTACTTGAAGTATGTTGAGGCAAGATTAGGCGATAGGACTCTGTATGCAGATGAGATTTTGAAAGATGGTTTCTGCTTGAATATGATTGACACTCCTCTTTGCCCTTTAAAGGTTGTTACTAACTTGCAAGAAGCTGTTTGGGATGCTGATATTGTAATTAATGGCTTGCCATCAACTGAAACTCGCGTGGTGTTTGAGGAAATTAGAAGGTATTGGAAAGAAAGAATAACAGTGCCCATAATCATATCTCTGGCAAAGGGTATAGAAGCTGAGTTGGAGCCTGAACCTCGCATAATAACTCCTACCCTGATGATCAGTCGAGCAA CTGGAATCCCCATTGAGAACATTCTCTATCTTGGAGGACCTAATATTGCTTCAGAGATTTACAATAAAGAATATGCTAATGCTCGAATTTGTGGGGCTGAAAGGTGGAGGAAACCATTGGCAAAGTTCTTAAGGCAGCCCCACTTTATTGTGTGGGACAATGGTGACCTGGTTACTCATGAAGTTATGGGTGGTTTGAAGAATGTCTATGCCATTGGAGCTG GGATGGTAGCAGCTCTAACCAATGAGAGTGCCACCAGCAAATCAGTATACTTTGCACTGTGTACGTCTGAGATGATATTTATCACTCATCTCTTGGCAGAAGAGCCTGAAAAACTTGCTGGGCCTTTGTTGGCCGACACTTACGTAACCCTGTTGAAAGGTCGTAATGCCTGGTATGGGCAACAGTTGGCTAAAGGGGGACTGAGCCTTGAAATGGGTGATAGCATCAAGGGGAAGGGTATGATTCAG GGTGTCTCTGCTGTGAAAGGCTTTTATGAGCTGCTTAGTCAGTCCAGCTTAAGCGTCCAACACCCCGAAGAAAACAAACCAGTTGCTCCTGTGGAGTTTTGCCCCATCTTGAAGATGCTATATAAAGTAGTCATCACAAG GGAGTTCCCATTACAAGCCATCCTTGATGCATTAAGGGACGAAACCATGTATGATCCAAAAGACCGAATTGAGATAGCACAAACTCATGTGTTCTACAGACCATCCCTTCTCGGTCATCGGCCTTGA